The Streptomyces achromogenes genome window below encodes:
- the deoC gene encoding deoxyribose-phosphate aldolase yields MPTNAPTAAPALTDVTASDAALRRFLHGLPGVDAVGLEARAATLGTRSIKTTAKAYAIDLAISMVDLTTLEGADTPGKVRALGAKAVRPDPTDRTAPATAAVCVYPDMVAVAKEAVAGSAVKVASVATAFPAGRAALDVKLADVRDAVAAGADEVDMVIDRGAFLAGRYMKVYDEIVAVRETCGTAARLKVIFETGELSTYDNIRRASWLGMLAGADFIKTSTGKVAVNATPANTLLMLEAVRDFRAQTGVQVGVKPAGGIRTSKDAIKFLVLVNETAGEDWLDNHWFRFGASSLLNDLLMQRQKLATGRYSGPDYVTVD; encoded by the coding sequence ATGCCCACCAATGCACCCACCGCAGCCCCGGCGCTCACCGACGTGACAGCGTCCGACGCCGCGTTGCGCCGCTTCCTCCACGGGCTGCCCGGCGTCGACGCGGTCGGCCTGGAGGCGCGCGCCGCCACGCTCGGCACCCGTTCCATCAAGACGACCGCCAAGGCGTACGCCATCGACCTCGCCATCTCGATGGTCGACCTGACGACGCTGGAAGGCGCGGACACCCCGGGCAAGGTCCGGGCGCTCGGCGCGAAGGCGGTCCGTCCCGATCCGACCGACCGGACGGCCCCCGCCACGGCCGCGGTCTGCGTCTATCCCGACATGGTGGCCGTCGCCAAGGAGGCCGTCGCGGGCTCCGCCGTGAAGGTCGCCTCGGTCGCCACCGCCTTCCCGGCCGGCCGCGCCGCCCTGGACGTGAAGCTGGCCGACGTCCGTGACGCGGTCGCCGCCGGCGCCGACGAGGTCGACATGGTCATCGACCGCGGGGCGTTCCTGGCCGGCCGGTACATGAAGGTGTACGACGAGATCGTCGCCGTCCGCGAGACCTGCGGGACGGCCGCCCGCCTCAAGGTCATCTTCGAGACCGGCGAGCTCTCGACGTACGACAACATCCGGCGGGCGAGCTGGCTCGGCATGCTGGCCGGGGCGGACTTCATCAAGACGTCCACCGGCAAGGTCGCCGTCAACGCCACCCCCGCCAACACCCTGCTCATGCTGGAAGCCGTCCGCGACTTCCGCGCCCAGACCGGCGTCCAGGTCGGTGTGAAGCCCGCCGGCGGCATCCGCACCAGCAAGGACGCGATCAAGTTCCTGGTCCTGGTCAACGAGACCGCGGGCGAGGACTGGCTGGACAACCACTGGTTCCGCTTCGGCGCCTCCTCGCTCCTGAACGATCTGCTGATGCAGCGTCAGAAGCTGGCCACCGGCCGCTACTCCGGCCCCGACTACGTGACGGTGGACTGA
- a CDS encoding PH domain-containing protein yields MTKDRVYRSSAGVATGAALLGLAAWLGVDAIVAGEGRTPWLALATLILVVPLIIAFTLRPAVYAGPDRLRVRNPFRLIVLPWGQVATLRSGYSNEAIAVSGKKFQLWSIPVSLRARKRAARGKSGRFGGAGASAADAPLRARGDRDVDELREVWEARQQEESAQGEVSVRWAWEILGPAAAGAVVLGILLAVG; encoded by the coding sequence GTGACGAAGGACCGGGTCTACCGCTCGTCCGCGGGCGTCGCCACCGGTGCGGCGCTGCTCGGGCTGGCCGCCTGGCTCGGCGTCGACGCGATCGTCGCGGGCGAGGGGCGCACCCCCTGGCTGGCGCTGGCGACGCTGATCCTCGTCGTGCCGCTGATCATCGCCTTCACGCTGCGGCCCGCCGTGTACGCGGGCCCGGACCGGCTGCGGGTGCGCAACCCGTTCCGGTTGATCGTGCTGCCCTGGGGGCAGGTCGCCACGCTGCGGTCCGGCTACTCCAACGAGGCGATCGCCGTGTCGGGGAAGAAGTTCCAGCTGTGGTCCATTCCCGTCTCGCTGCGGGCGCGCAAGCGGGCTGCCCGGGGGAAGAGCGGCCGCTTCGGCGGGGCCGGCGCGAGTGCCGCGGACGCTCCTCTGCGCGCTCGCGGCGACCGGGACGTGGACGAGCTGCGCGAGGTGTGGGAGGCGCGACAGCAGGAGGAGAGCGCGCAGGGCGAGGTGTCCGTGCGGTGGGCCTGGGAGATCCTGGGCCCGGCCGCGGCGGGGGCCGTGGTGCTGGGAATCCTGCTGGCCGTGGGCTGA
- a CDS encoding phospho-sugar mutase, which yields MHDDLLARAQAWLAEDPDPETRAELAELIEAGDVTELADRFAGTLQFGTAGLRGELGAGPMRMNRSVVIRAAAGLAAYLTKNGQAGGTVVIGYDARHKSADFARDTAAVMTGAGFRAAVLPRPLPTPVLAFAIRHLGAVAGVEVTASHNPPRDNGYKVYLGDGSQIVPPADTGIAAQIDAIVSLDDVPRPETGPQTLDDAVLDAYLARTDAVLAHGSPRTARTVYTAMHGVGKDVLLAAFARAGIPEPVLVAEQAEPDPDFPTVAFPNPEEPGAMDLAFAAARATAPDLIIANDPDADRCAVAVPHDGDWRMLRGDEVGSLLGAHLVRRGARGTFAASIVSSSLLGRIAEKAGLPYEETLTGFKWIARVDGLRYGYEEALGYCVDPEGVRDKDGITAALLVTELASELKEQGRTLLDLLDDLAVEHGLHATDQLSVRVQDLSVIAHAMDRLRARPPVSLAGLAVTAAEDLTRGTDRLPPTDGLRYTLDGARIVVRPSGTEPKLKCYLEVVVPVAAHADLPAARTRATALLTDLKRDLSAAAGI from the coding sequence GTGCACGACGATCTCCTCGCCCGCGCCCAGGCCTGGCTCGCGGAGGATCCCGACCCCGAGACCCGCGCCGAGCTGGCCGAGCTCATCGAGGCCGGGGACGTCACCGAGCTCGCCGACCGCTTCGCGGGCACCCTCCAGTTCGGCACCGCCGGACTGCGCGGCGAGCTGGGCGCCGGGCCCATGCGGATGAACCGGTCCGTGGTGATCCGCGCGGCGGCCGGTCTCGCCGCCTACCTCACGAAGAACGGCCAGGCCGGCGGCACCGTCGTCATCGGCTACGACGCCCGCCACAAGTCCGCCGACTTCGCCCGCGACACCGCGGCCGTGATGACCGGCGCGGGATTCCGGGCGGCCGTGCTCCCCCGCCCGCTGCCCACGCCCGTCCTCGCCTTCGCCATAAGGCACCTGGGCGCGGTCGCCGGGGTCGAGGTCACCGCCAGCCACAACCCGCCCCGCGACAACGGCTACAAGGTGTACCTCGGCGACGGCTCGCAGATCGTGCCGCCCGCCGACACGGGCATCGCGGCGCAGATCGACGCGATCGTCTCGCTCGACGACGTCCCCCGTCCCGAGACCGGCCCGCAGACGCTGGACGACGCCGTCCTCGACGCCTATCTGGCCCGCACGGACGCCGTCCTCGCCCACGGCTCCCCGCGCACGGCCCGGACCGTCTACACGGCGATGCACGGCGTGGGCAAGGACGTCCTGCTCGCCGCCTTCGCCCGCGCGGGGATCCCGGAGCCGGTCCTCGTCGCCGAGCAGGCCGAGCCCGACCCGGACTTCCCGACCGTCGCCTTCCCCAACCCGGAAGAGCCCGGCGCGATGGACCTCGCCTTCGCCGCCGCCCGCGCGACGGCCCCCGACCTGATCATCGCCAACGACCCGGACGCCGACCGCTGCGCGGTGGCCGTCCCGCACGACGGCGACTGGCGCATGCTGCGCGGCGACGAGGTCGGCTCGCTGCTCGGCGCGCACCTCGTCCGGCGCGGCGCGCGGGGGACGTTCGCCGCGTCGATCGTCTCCTCCTCCCTCCTCGGCCGCATCGCCGAGAAGGCGGGCCTGCCCTACGAGGAGACCCTCACCGGCTTCAAGTGGATCGCCCGCGTGGACGGCCTGCGCTACGGATACGAGGAGGCCCTCGGCTACTGCGTCGACCCCGAGGGCGTCCGGGACAAGGACGGCATCACCGCCGCCCTGCTCGTCACGGAACTGGCCTCGGAACTCAAGGAGCAGGGCCGCACCCTCCTGGACCTGCTGGACGACCTCGCCGTGGAGCACGGTCTGCACGCCACCGACCAGCTCTCGGTCCGGGTGCAGGACCTTTCCGTCATCGCCCACGCGATGGACCGGCTGCGCGCGCGGCCCCCGGTCTCCCTCGCGGGCCTGGCCGTGACCGCGGCCGAGGACCTCACCCGGGGCACGGACCGGCTGCCGCCCACCGACGGCCTGCGCTACACGCTCGACGGCGCCAGGATCGTCGTCCGGCCCAGCGGCACCGAGCCGAAGCTGAAGTGCTACCTGGAGGTCGTCGTCCCGGTCGCCGCCCACGCCGACCTGCCGGCCGCCCGCACCAGGGCGACCGCACTCCTGACGGACCTCAAGCGCGACCTGTCGGCGGCAGCGGGCATCTGA
- a CDS encoding purine-nucleoside phosphorylase, which produces MNASLLPDDIQGDPHAAADAAAARLRELTGAETHDVALVMGSGWAPAVDALGAADAEFQVTDLPGFPPPAVEGHGGKVRSYRIGEKRALVFLGRTHYYEGRGVAAVAHGVRTAVASGCKTIVLTNGCGGLREGMRPGQPVLISDHLNLTATSPIIGANFVDLTDLYSPRLRALCKEIDATLEEGVYAQFPGPHYETPAEIRMARTIGADLVGMSTVLEAIAAREAGAEVLGISLVTNLAAGMTGEPLNHEEVLQAGRDSATRMGSLLARVLGRL; this is translated from the coding sequence GTGAACGCATCTCTTCTCCCGGACGACATCCAGGGCGACCCGCACGCCGCCGCCGACGCCGCCGCCGCGCGCCTGCGCGAACTGACCGGCGCCGAGACCCACGACGTCGCCCTCGTGATGGGCTCCGGCTGGGCGCCCGCCGTGGACGCCCTGGGCGCCGCCGACGCCGAGTTCCAGGTCACCGACCTTCCCGGGTTCCCGCCGCCGGCGGTGGAGGGTCACGGCGGCAAGGTCCGCTCGTACCGGATCGGCGAGAAGCGGGCGCTGGTGTTCCTCGGCCGCACCCACTACTACGAGGGCCGTGGCGTCGCCGCCGTCGCCCACGGCGTGCGCACCGCGGTGGCGTCCGGCTGCAAGACGATCGTGCTGACCAACGGCTGCGGCGGTCTGCGCGAGGGCATGCGTCCCGGTCAGCCGGTGCTGATCAGCGACCACCTCAACCTGACGGCGACCTCGCCGATCATCGGCGCCAACTTCGTCGACCTGACGGACCTCTACTCCCCGCGGCTGCGCGCCCTGTGCAAGGAGATCGACGCCACCCTCGAGGAGGGCGTCTACGCGCAGTTCCCGGGCCCGCACTACGAGACCCCGGCCGAGATCCGCATGGCGCGGACCATCGGCGCGGACCTGGTGGGCATGTCCACCGTGCTGGAGGCCATCGCGGCGCGCGAGGCGGGCGCCGAGGTGCTCGGCATCTCCCTAGTGACCAACCTCGCCGCCGGCATGACGGGCGAGCCGTTGAACCACGAGGAGGTCCTCCAGGCGGGCCGGGACAGCGCGACGCGCATGGGGTCGTTGCTGGCCCGGGTGCTCGGCCGGCTCTGA
- a CDS encoding type II toxin-antitoxin system RelE family toxin: MTGRTAYTVFYTEQAAAARDRLDEQQRASFEKGIMMLAADPFPDLSRPISSTGDDRTIRLTQNILIEYTVSVGRLLIFIVEVFNDRDIFVTGE; the protein is encoded by the coding sequence ATGACCGGCAGGACTGCGTACACCGTCTTCTACACGGAGCAGGCGGCAGCGGCGCGCGACCGGCTCGATGAACAGCAGCGGGCCTCGTTCGAGAAGGGCATCATGATGCTCGCCGCGGACCCGTTTCCCGACCTGTCCCGACCCATAAGCTCCACCGGGGACGACCGGACGATCCGGCTGACCCAGAACATCCTCATCGAGTACACGGTCAGCGTCGGCAGGCTGTTGATCTTCATCGTCGAGGTCTTCAACGACAGGGACATCTTCGTCACGGGTGAGTGA
- a CDS encoding gamma-glutamylcyclotransferase, translated as MSLYAAYAGNLDARLMSRRTPHSPLRATGWLNGWRLTFGGEQLGWDGALATVVEEPGAQVFVALYDIAPMDEESLDRWEGVGLGIYRRARVRVQTLQGEESAWMYVLNGYEGGLPSARYLGEVADAAESAGAPHDYVMELRKRPC; from the coding sequence ATGTCGCTCTACGCCGCGTACGCCGGCAACCTCGACGCGCGGCTGATGTCCCGCCGCACCCCGCACTCGCCGCTGCGCGCCACCGGCTGGCTGAACGGCTGGCGGCTGACGTTCGGCGGCGAGCAGCTCGGCTGGGACGGCGCGCTGGCGACGGTCGTGGAGGAGCCCGGCGCGCAGGTGTTCGTCGCGCTGTACGACATCGCCCCCATGGACGAGGAGTCGCTGGACCGCTGGGAGGGCGTGGGCCTCGGCATCTACCGGCGAGCCCGGGTGCGGGTGCAGACGCTTCAGGGCGAGGAGTCCGCCTGGATGTACGTGCTGAACGGCTACGAGGGCGGTCTGCCGTCGGCACGGTACCTGGGCGAGGTCGCGGACGCGGCGGAATCCGCGGGGGCGCCCCACGATTACGTGATGGAGCTGCGCAAGAGGCCCTGCTGA
- a CDS encoding NAD(P)H-quinone dehydrogenase, which translates to MEYVTRIVIIGGGPGGYEAALVAAQLGAEVTVVDCDGLGGASVLTDCVPSKTLIATAEVMTTFDSSYEELGIIVADDTPPLEQAARVVGVDLGKVNRRVKRLALAQSHDITASVTRAGARVLRGRGRLEGMQALDGSRKVVVAAVDGTEETLTADAVLLATGAHPRELPDAQPDGERILNWTQVYDLAELPEELIVVGSGVTGAEFAGAYQALGSKVTLVSSRDRVLPGEDPDAAAVLEDVFRRRGMNVMARSRAESAKRVGDRVEVTLSDGRVITGSHCLMAVGAIPNSEGMGLEEAGVRVRESGHIWTDKVSRTTAPGVYAAGDVTGIFALASVAAMQGRIAMYHFLGDAVAPLNLKTVSSNVFTDPEIATVGYSQADVDGGKIDARVVKLPLLRNPRAKMQGIRDGFVKIFCRPGTGIVVGGVVVAPRASELIHPISIAVDNNLTVEQIANAFTVYPSLSGSIAEVARQLHTRKTSDEG; encoded by the coding sequence ATGGAGTACGTGACTCGGATCGTGATCATCGGTGGCGGACCCGGCGGCTATGAAGCGGCCCTGGTGGCCGCGCAGCTCGGCGCGGAGGTGACCGTCGTCGACTGCGACGGTCTGGGCGGAGCGTCGGTGCTGACCGACTGCGTGCCGTCGAAGACTCTTATCGCTACGGCCGAGGTCATGACGACCTTCGACTCGTCGTACGAGGAACTCGGCATCATCGTCGCCGACGACACCCCGCCGCTGGAGCAGGCGGCCCGGGTCGTCGGGGTCGACCTCGGCAAGGTGAACCGGCGCGTGAAGCGCCTCGCGCTCGCCCAGTCGCACGACATCACCGCCTCCGTCACCCGGGCCGGCGCGCGCGTGCTGCGCGGTCGCGGCCGGCTGGAGGGCATGCAGGCCCTCGACGGCTCGCGCAAGGTCGTGGTCGCCGCCGTGGACGGCACCGAGGAGACCCTCACCGCCGACGCCGTGCTGCTCGCCACCGGCGCCCACCCGCGCGAGCTGCCGGACGCGCAGCCCGACGGCGAGCGCATCCTGAACTGGACCCAGGTCTACGACCTCGCCGAGCTGCCCGAGGAGCTCATCGTGGTCGGCTCGGGCGTCACCGGCGCGGAGTTCGCCGGCGCCTACCAGGCCCTCGGCTCCAAGGTCACCCTGGTCTCCTCCCGCGACCGCGTGCTGCCCGGCGAGGACCCGGACGCGGCCGCCGTCCTCGAGGACGTCTTCCGCCGTCGCGGCATGAACGTCATGGCCCGCTCGCGCGCCGAGTCCGCCAAGCGGGTCGGCGACCGGGTCGAGGTCACCCTGTCCGACGGCCGGGTCATCACCGGCTCGCACTGCCTCATGGCGGTCGGCGCCATCCCCAACAGCGAGGGGATGGGGCTCGAGGAGGCGGGCGTCAGGGTCCGCGAGTCCGGGCACATCTGGACCGACAAGGTCAGCCGTACCACCGCCCCGGGCGTCTACGCGGCCGGCGACGTGACCGGGATCTTCGCCCTCGCCTCCGTCGCCGCCATGCAGGGCCGGATCGCCATGTACCACTTCCTGGGCGACGCGGTGGCCCCGCTCAACCTCAAGACGGTCTCCTCGAACGTCTTCACCGACCCCGAGATCGCCACCGTCGGGTACAGCCAGGCGGACGTGGACGGCGGGAAGATCGACGCCCGGGTCGTCAAGCTGCCGCTGCTGCGCAACCCGCGCGCCAAGATGCAGGGCATCCGGGACGGCTTCGTCAAGATCTTCTGCCGGCCCGGCACGGGGATCGTCGTCGGCGGCGTGGTCGTCGCCCCGCGCGCCTCGGAACTGATCCACCCCATCTCGATCGCCGTCGACAACAACCTGACGGTCGAACAGATCGCGAACGCGTTCACCGTGTACCCGTCCCTTTCGGGGTCGATCGCGGAGGTGGCGCGACAGTTGCACACCCGGAAGACGTCGGACGAGGGCTGA
- a CDS encoding DeoR/GlpR family DNA-binding transcription regulator encodes MFAAERRQLILEMVRANGAVSLRELARVVQTSEVTVRRDVRALEAEGLLDRRHGGAVLPGGFTRESGFPQKSHLATAEKTAIADLAANFVEEGEAIVVGAGTTTQELARRLARVPGLTVVTNSLLVAQALAHANRVEVVMTGGTLRGSNYALVGSGAEQSLQGLRVSRAFLSGSGLTAERGLSTSNMLSASVDRALVQAAAEVVVLADHTKLGTDTMFQTVPTDLVTRLVTDEPPAHDDRAATELQALADQGVQIAVAGASGSPGGDAVPARHQQQRRDVPLPAPRRGQVPGAASGLRAGSVLGEQPPGAERARVADLRRR; translated from the coding sequence GTGTTCGCTGCAGAACGTCGTCAATTGATCCTCGAAATGGTGCGAGCGAACGGGGCCGTGTCGCTCCGTGAACTCGCCCGCGTCGTCCAGACCTCCGAAGTGACCGTGCGGCGGGACGTGCGCGCACTGGAGGCAGAAGGACTCCTCGACCGCCGGCACGGCGGTGCGGTATTGCCGGGCGGGTTCACGCGGGAGTCCGGCTTTCCGCAGAAATCCCATCTCGCGACCGCCGAAAAAACCGCCATCGCGGACCTCGCCGCCAACTTCGTCGAAGAGGGCGAGGCCATCGTGGTCGGGGCGGGCACCACGACACAGGAGCTGGCCCGCCGGCTCGCCCGGGTGCCCGGACTGACCGTGGTCACCAACTCCCTTCTGGTGGCACAGGCCCTGGCCCACGCCAACCGGGTCGAGGTGGTGATGACGGGCGGCACCCTGCGCGGTTCCAACTACGCCCTGGTGGGCAGCGGGGCCGAACAGTCCCTCCAGGGACTCAGGGTCTCCCGCGCCTTCCTCTCCGGGAGCGGGCTGACCGCCGAGCGCGGGCTGTCCACGTCCAACATGCTGTCGGCGTCGGTCGACCGGGCGCTCGTCCAGGCGGCCGCCGAGGTCGTCGTCCTCGCCGACCACACCAAGCTCGGCACGGACACCATGTTCCAGACCGTGCCCACGGACCTCGTCACCCGCCTGGTGACGGACGAGCCGCCCGCGCACGACGACCGTGCCGCCACCGAACTGCAGGCCCTGGCGGACCAGGGGGTGCAGATCGCCGTGGCCGGGGCGTCGGGAAGCCCGGGGGGTGACGCGGTCCCGGCGCGCCATCAGCAACAGCGCCGGGACGTACCGCTGCCGGCGCCGCGGCGGGGCCAGGTCCCCGGAGCCGCGTCGGGGCTGCGCGCGGGATCCGTGCTGGGTGAGCAACCGCCGGGTGCGGAGCGGGCGCGCGTCGCGGACCTGCGTCGGCGGTGA
- a CDS encoding acetyl/propionyl/methylcrotonyl-CoA carboxylase subunit alpha: MRKVLIANRGEIAVRVARACRDAGIASVAVYADPDRDALHVRAADEAFALGGDTPGTSYLDIEKVLNAARESGADAVHPGYGFLSENAEFAQAVLDAGLIWIGPPPQAIRDLGDKVAARHIAQRAGAPLVAGTPDPVSGADEVVAFAEEHGLPIAIKAAFGGGGRGLKVARTLEEVPELYESAVREAVAAFGRGECFVERYLDKPRHVETQCLADSHGNVVVVSTRDCSLQRRHQKLVEEAPAPFLSEAQTAELYASSKAILKEAGYVGAGTVEFLVGVDGTISFLEVNTRLQVEHPVTEEVAGIDLVREMFRIADGEELGYGDPELRGHSFEFRINGEDPGRNFLPAPGTVTLFAPPSGPGVRLDAGVESGSVIGPAWDSLLAKLIVTGATREQALQRAARALAEFQVEGMATAIPFHRAVVADPAFAPELTGSDAPFTVHTRWIETEFVNEIPAFSAAADTDAEDETDRETIVVEVGGKRLEVSLPSSLGMSLARTGLAAGAKPKRRAAKKSGPVASGDTLASPMQGTIVKVAVEEGQEVKEGDLVVVLEAMKMEQPLNAHRSGTVKGLSAEVGASITSGAAICEIKD; this comes from the coding sequence GTGCGCAAGGTGCTCATCGCCAACCGTGGCGAAATCGCTGTCCGCGTGGCCCGGGCATGCCGGGATGCCGGTATCGCGAGCGTGGCCGTCTACGCCGACCCGGACCGGGACGCTCTGCATGTCCGCGCCGCGGATGAGGCGTTCGCCCTGGGCGGTGACACTCCCGGGACCAGCTATCTCGACATCGAGAAGGTGCTGAACGCGGCCCGGGAGTCGGGCGCGGACGCCGTCCATCCGGGTTACGGATTCCTCTCGGAGAACGCCGAGTTCGCCCAGGCGGTCCTGGACGCGGGGCTTATCTGGATCGGCCCGCCGCCACAGGCCATCCGCGACCTCGGCGACAAGGTCGCCGCCCGGCACATCGCCCAACGCGCCGGCGCGCCTCTCGTGGCCGGCACGCCCGACCCGGTCTCCGGCGCCGACGAGGTCGTCGCCTTCGCCGAGGAGCACGGCCTGCCCATCGCGATCAAGGCCGCGTTCGGCGGCGGCGGCCGGGGTCTCAAGGTCGCCCGCACCCTCGAAGAGGTCCCCGAGCTGTACGAGTCGGCGGTCCGCGAGGCGGTCGCCGCCTTCGGCCGGGGCGAGTGCTTCGTCGAGCGCTACCTGGACAAGCCGCGGCACGTGGAGACGCAGTGTCTCGCCGACAGCCACGGCAACGTGGTTGTCGTCTCCACCCGTGACTGCTCCCTGCAGCGCCGCCACCAGAAGCTGGTCGAGGAGGCCCCGGCGCCGTTCCTCTCCGAGGCGCAGACGGCCGAGTTGTACGCCTCCTCCAAGGCCATCCTGAAGGAGGCCGGCTACGTCGGTGCCGGCACCGTGGAGTTCCTCGTCGGCGTCGACGGCACGATCTCGTTCCTGGAGGTCAACACCCGGCTCCAGGTCGAGCACCCGGTGACCGAGGAGGTCGCCGGCATCGACCTCGTCCGCGAGATGTTCCGCATCGCCGACGGCGAGGAGCTCGGTTACGGCGACCCGGAACTGCGCGGCCACTCCTTCGAGTTCCGCATCAACGGCGAGGACCCGGGCCGCAACTTCCTGCCGGCCCCCGGCACGGTCACCCTGTTCGCCCCGCCGTCGGGCCCGGGTGTCCGCCTGGACGCCGGTGTCGAGTCCGGCAGCGTGATCGGCCCGGCCTGGGACTCCCTCCTCGCCAAGCTGATCGTCACCGGCGCGACCCGCGAGCAGGCGCTGCAGCGGGCGGCCCGAGCCCTGGCCGAGTTCCAGGTCGAGGGCATGGCCACGGCGATCCCGTTCCACCGCGCGGTGGTCGCGGACCCGGCGTTCGCCCCCGAACTCACCGGCTCCGACGCCCCCTTCACGGTCCACACCCGCTGGATCGAGACCGAGTTCGTCAATGAGATCCCGGCCTTCTCCGCCGCGGCGGACACCGACGCCGAGGACGAGACGGACCGCGAGACGATCGTCGTCGAGGTCGGCGGCAAGCGCCTGGAGGTCTCCCTCCCGTCCTCGCTCGGCATGTCGCTGGCCCGCACGGGCCTCGCGGCGGGCGCCAAGCCGAAGCGCCGCGCGGCCAAGAAGTCCGGCCCCGTGGCCTCCGGCGACACCCTCGCCTCTCCGATGCAGGGCACGATCGTCAAGGTCGCGGTCGAGGAGGGCCAGGAGGTCAAGGAGGGCGACCTGGTCGTCGTCCTGGAGGCCATGAAGATGGAGCAGCCCCTGAACGCCCACCGTTCCGGCACCGTCAAGGGCCTGAGCGCGGAGGTCGGAGCGTCCATCACGTCGGGCGCGGCGATCTGCGAGATCAAGGACTGA
- a CDS encoding Maf family protein, with the protein MTAARRLVLASQSPARLNLLRQAGLTPEVIVSGVDEDAVTAPTPAELALALAEAKASVVAAKPAVKGALVIGCDSVLDLDGEALGKPADAEEATARWKAMRGRAGTLQTGHCVYDTASGRYTSATASTVVRFGDPTDAEIAAYVASGEPLYVAGAFTLDGRSAPFIEGIDGDHGNVIGLSLPLLRRLLAQLGVGITELWAPPEA; encoded by the coding sequence ATGACCGCTGCGCGCCGCCTCGTCCTCGCCTCCCAGTCCCCCGCCCGGCTGAACCTGCTGCGGCAGGCCGGCCTCACCCCCGAGGTGATCGTGAGCGGGGTGGACGAGGACGCCGTCACCGCCCCCACCCCCGCCGAACTGGCGCTCGCCCTCGCCGAGGCGAAGGCCTCCGTCGTCGCCGCGAAGCCCGCCGTCAAGGGCGCCCTGGTGATCGGCTGCGACTCGGTGCTCGACCTGGACGGCGAGGCGCTGGGCAAGCCGGCGGACGCCGAGGAGGCCACCGCGCGCTGGAAGGCGATGCGCGGCCGGGCCGGCACGCTGCAGACCGGCCACTGCGTCTACGACACCGCCAGCGGCCGCTACACCTCCGCGACCGCGTCCACCGTGGTGCGCTTCGGCGACCCGACGGACGCGGAGATCGCGGCGTACGTCGCCTCGGGCGAACCCCTCTACGTGGCCGGGGCGTTCACCCTCGACGGCCGGTCGGCGCCGTTCATCGAGGGCATCGACGGCGACCACGGCAACGTGATCGGCCTCAGCCTGCCGCTGCTGCGCCGGCTGCTGGCGCAGCTGGGCGTCGGCATCACGGAGTTGTGGGCGCCGCCGGAGGCGTGA
- the mmpB gene encoding morphogenic membrane protein MmpB, which produces MLWSDPENEPPEELRDMQETLRRLGLFLALAMVLAMIVLGVR; this is translated from the coding sequence ATGCTGTGGTCCGACCCCGAGAACGAGCCCCCCGAGGAACTCCGCGACATGCAGGAGACCCTGCGCAGACTGGGCCTCTTCCTCGCGCTGGCCATGGTGCTGGCGATGATCGTGCTCGGCGTCAGATGA
- a CDS encoding acyl-CoA carboxylase epsilon subunit: protein MTIKVVRGNPTPEELAAALAVVRARAAAVAATPPSGAETPRDAWSDPARIAGRRVPQPGRASWTRTYWPS from the coding sequence GTGACGATCAAGGTCGTACGGGGCAACCCGACCCCGGAGGAGCTCGCCGCCGCCCTGGCGGTGGTCCGGGCCCGCGCCGCGGCGGTGGCGGCGACGCCGCCGTCCGGCGCGGAGACCCCGAGGGACGCGTGGTCCGACCCCGCCCGCATCGCGGGCCGGCGCGTACCCCAGCCCGGCCGGGCGTCCTGGACCCGCACCTACTGGCCGAGCTGA